In Streptomyces chartreusis NRRL 3882, the following are encoded in one genomic region:
- a CDS encoding AAA family ATPase, translating to MLLAFFLDDDPAVQSLLQDHLGIQGLDSVLFVMQKPSWNSPDGDPRFWNARGTVRGLLDSLYRISLAPLRLRTRVRTGFNSHVRSEHLFLYLPSLDKVRELASGYESNQEFFKALESTYISELINDVRIRVSINKADAPLTFRELSEGEQQLLLVLGLMRFTKEEESLFLLDEPDTHLNPAWSVQYKQFLHDFGGLDSGSQVLMATHDPLVVASLTKDEVRILERRQDGQIVALEPLEDPRGMGVGALLTSDVYGLRSQLDLETLRKLDRKRELASKETDLTAEEEQELSSLGHELRGLGLLLENRDPEFQEFLRAKFRTQSQPQDEVVLSREEIEQNRQEAAEIVRDLFDVDD from the coding sequence GTGCTTCTTGCCTTCTTCTTAGATGATGACCCGGCGGTGCAGTCCCTGCTGCAGGACCATCTAGGGATTCAGGGTCTTGATTCGGTCCTGTTCGTCATGCAGAAGCCTTCATGGAACAGCCCTGACGGTGATCCGCGGTTCTGGAATGCGCGCGGTACTGTGAGGGGGCTACTCGACAGTCTCTATCGGATTTCGCTGGCTCCACTACGCCTGAGGACCCGCGTTAGAACTGGCTTCAATAGTCACGTTCGCTCTGAACATTTGTTTCTCTACTTGCCTAGCCTTGACAAGGTTAGGGAGTTGGCAAGCGGCTACGAAAGTAACCAGGAGTTCTTTAAGGCGCTTGAAAGTACTTATATTTCTGAACTGATCAACGATGTGCGAATTCGTGTATCGATTAACAAAGCTGATGCGCCCCTGACCTTCAGAGAGCTTAGTGAGGGCGAGCAGCAACTGCTGCTGGTTCTGGGACTCATGCGGTTCACCAAAGAAGAGGAGTCATTGTTCCTTCTTGATGAACCGGATACCCATCTCAATCCTGCTTGGAGCGTCCAGTACAAACAATTTCTCCATGACTTTGGAGGATTGGATTCTGGATCGCAGGTGCTCATGGCGACTCACGATCCCTTGGTTGTCGCCAGCCTTACCAAGGATGAGGTCAGAATCCTAGAGCGCCGGCAAGACGGCCAGATTGTGGCTCTCGAGCCGTTGGAAGATCCCAGGGGGATGGGTGTCGGTGCCCTGCTTACGAGTGATGTTTACGGCCTTCGCTCGCAACTGGATTTGGAGACTCTGAGGAAGCTGGACCGTAAGAGGGAGTTGGCGTCCAAAGAGACTGACTTGACTGCTGAAGAGGAGCAAGAGCTTTCTTCTCTGGGGCATGAGTTGAGGGGTCTCGGTCTCTTGCTCGAAAACCGCGATCCAGAGTTTCAGGAGTTCTTGCGGGCCAAATTCCGGACACAAAGTCAGCCACAGGATGAGGTCGTTCTGTCACGCGAAGAGATTGAGCAGAACAGGCAGGAAGCTGCTGAAATCGTGCGTGATCTATTTGATGTTGATGATTAA
- a CDS encoding restriction endonuclease subunit S, giving the protein MIDNLSFPRDWSTCLVSDAGEAIVGQQRTPAAASGPDIRPYLRVANVFDDRLDLEELATMSFAPEARLRYRLQAGDVLLCEGQSRELVGRCALFNGEVEELYFQNHVIRFRPHEEVHPDFALLVFRAYQHSGVFSALARGTTNIVNLGLKRFRNLPFPVPPLEVQREIAERAREVQDLVDLTTDALQKAVPIISDLPRKVRDRIILGDRRLDPDATTELVEGEWRKASEVVDARAPIVYGILQPGPDITDEDGVPYIRGQDLRDGEILEDQLRRTSPEIAQKYERSALRPGDVLLGIIRHTRVAIVPQELDGAQITQGTARLRPAAAIDSSFLAHWLASGAAQAWLRGRMRGINMPGLNLADVRQLPVPIFSVEKQRELVTLLDDAISELDLLREKVQRGLERAAAIERALTSSLAYGTLAEEISREHTGTRTSADLVSSLQAKEGKGSQESRKKTVPAKKRASARAGVKVPPSRDRLIDALRAAGAMATPEELYASLALTEEDIDEFYFLLRDLEKNGLVQVHRPDDTAVFLEVSS; this is encoded by the coding sequence ATGATCGACAACCTTAGTTTTCCGAGAGACTGGTCCACGTGCCTAGTGAGCGACGCTGGCGAGGCGATTGTTGGTCAGCAGCGTACTCCTGCTGCAGCTAGTGGCCCCGACATCCGTCCTTATCTGCGGGTAGCGAACGTTTTCGATGACCGCTTGGACCTGGAAGAACTCGCGACCATGTCCTTCGCGCCTGAAGCGCGACTACGCTACAGACTCCAGGCCGGTGATGTACTCCTGTGCGAGGGACAAAGCAGAGAACTAGTTGGCCGCTGCGCATTGTTCAATGGCGAGGTTGAGGAGCTGTATTTCCAAAATCACGTTATTCGATTCCGGCCACATGAAGAGGTTCACCCGGATTTTGCCCTGCTGGTCTTTCGAGCCTACCAACATAGCGGTGTTTTCTCTGCTCTCGCCCGGGGGACGACCAACATCGTTAACCTTGGGCTCAAGCGTTTCCGAAACCTCCCTTTTCCCGTTCCGCCGCTGGAGGTTCAGCGGGAAATCGCGGAGAGGGCTCGAGAGGTACAGGACCTTGTTGATCTGACGACGGATGCGCTGCAGAAAGCTGTCCCCATTATTTCAGACCTCCCTCGAAAAGTTCGTGATCGTATCATCTTGGGCGATAGACGATTGGATCCAGATGCGACCACAGAGCTAGTTGAAGGGGAGTGGAGGAAGGCCAGTGAGGTAGTTGATGCGCGCGCGCCAATTGTCTACGGGATTCTCCAACCCGGGCCAGATATCACTGATGAAGACGGCGTGCCGTACATTCGGGGCCAGGATCTCCGAGACGGAGAGATTCTAGAGGATCAGCTACGGCGCACCAGTCCGGAAATTGCGCAAAAGTACGAACGATCGGCATTGCGGCCGGGTGATGTGCTGTTGGGGATCATTCGTCACACACGCGTAGCGATCGTTCCTCAGGAACTAGACGGCGCGCAGATCACTCAAGGGACCGCACGGCTCAGGCCGGCTGCCGCAATCGACAGCTCCTTCTTGGCACACTGGTTGGCAAGTGGTGCGGCTCAAGCCTGGCTACGAGGGCGTATGCGAGGAATTAATATGCCCGGCCTGAACCTTGCTGATGTAAGGCAGCTGCCGGTACCTATCTTCAGCGTCGAGAAACAGCGCGAACTGGTAACGCTGTTGGATGATGCCATTTCTGAGTTGGACCTACTGCGCGAGAAGGTTCAAAGAGGCCTCGAGCGGGCTGCCGCGATTGAGCGTGCCCTGACCTCCTCGTTGGCATACGGGACGTTGGCAGAAGAGATCTCCAGAGAGCACACGGGCACTCGGACGTCGGCTGACTTGGTATCCAGTTTGCAGGCAAAAGAAGGAAAAGGGTCTCAAGAGAGCAGGAAGAAGACAGTGCCAGCAAAGAAGCGAGCATCCGCGAGGGCAGGTGTAAAGGTGCCACCCAGTAGAGATCGGCTCATCGACGCTCTGCGCGCTGCAGGCGCAATGGCCACACCCGAAGAACTCTATGCATCCCTGGCTTTGACCGAAGAGGATATCGACGAGTTCTACTTCCTGCTGCGGGATCTCGAAAAGAACGGCCTCGTGCAGGTGCACCGGCCGGATGACACTGCTGTCTTCCTCGAGGTGTCGTCCTGA
- a CDS encoding N-6 DNA methylase, which produces MANMQDTSDVTRRLWSLCSVLRDEGVTYHEYLNELSYLLFLKLADELKIEQLIPRESRWQALRSAPPSEALATYEQTLVSLSTAKSQIVREIYADSSTQVRNSASLHKLISEIDSIDWYRAKQNGLGDVYEGLIEKNAQESRYGAGQYFTPRPVVDALVKVLKPTGGEAVYDPATGTAGFLVAAGLFARSMSSGDLRLVGNELVHDVQRMALMNLLLHELRAEIANVDTLSQPPMRPAVDVILTNPPFGLKGSLSAEQKKQLDFPTSNKQLAFIQHCYKSLAKNGRAAIVIPDNVLFESGVACSIRKVLLDKFRLHTVLSLPTGIFYATGIRTSVLFVSNDGESDGTWFYNLRNGGPTYGKRRQLTDRDLDDFVTAYGDDPNGRSPRQPSERFHYLTREEIAADGERLDKAEKFTNDSLPQPGNLLDLTHLLSSELETATSAVESLERILAAYGLSRPSTETPQVTSE; this is translated from the coding sequence ATGGCCAACATGCAAGACACTTCAGACGTTACGCGCCGGCTCTGGTCCCTATGTTCTGTACTTCGTGATGAGGGCGTCACCTACCACGAGTACCTGAACGAATTGTCGTATTTGCTATTCCTTAAACTGGCCGATGAGCTCAAGATTGAGCAACTTATCCCGCGCGAGAGTCGCTGGCAAGCTCTAAGGTCGGCGCCTCCGTCCGAAGCCCTTGCAACTTACGAGCAAACCCTCGTCAGTCTTTCCACAGCCAAGTCTCAGATCGTTCGTGAAATCTACGCCGATTCATCTACTCAGGTTCGCAATAGTGCATCATTGCATAAACTGATCAGTGAAATTGACTCCATTGACTGGTATAGGGCGAAGCAGAATGGCCTAGGCGATGTCTATGAAGGGTTGATCGAGAAGAACGCACAAGAATCACGGTATGGCGCAGGTCAATACTTCACTCCTCGGCCAGTGGTCGACGCGCTCGTGAAGGTACTTAAGCCGACTGGGGGTGAGGCTGTCTATGACCCGGCTACTGGAACCGCTGGCTTCCTAGTGGCCGCAGGACTCTTTGCACGCTCGATGAGCAGCGGTGACCTTCGGCTGGTCGGGAATGAGCTGGTCCACGACGTGCAACGTATGGCCCTCATGAACCTTCTACTGCACGAACTGCGGGCTGAGATTGCGAACGTTGACACTTTGAGTCAGCCCCCTATGAGGCCAGCAGTCGATGTTATTCTCACGAATCCGCCCTTTGGACTGAAGGGTTCGCTAAGTGCAGAGCAGAAGAAGCAACTGGATTTCCCTACATCCAATAAGCAGTTGGCTTTCATTCAGCATTGCTACAAGTCGCTCGCGAAAAATGGTCGGGCTGCCATTGTCATCCCCGATAACGTCCTATTCGAGTCTGGCGTGGCGTGCTCGATCAGGAAGGTTCTGCTCGATAAATTCAGACTTCACACGGTACTGAGTCTTCCCACTGGAATCTTCTACGCAACCGGAATTAGGACCTCAGTACTTTTCGTCTCCAATGACGGTGAGAGTGATGGGACCTGGTTCTACAATCTGCGTAATGGAGGGCCTACATACGGGAAGCGCCGACAGCTAACGGATAGGGACCTCGACGACTTCGTCACAGCTTATGGAGACGACCCTAACGGCAGGAGTCCGCGCCAGCCAAGTGAGCGTTTTCACTACCTCACTCGCGAGGAAATTGCGGCGGATGGTGAACGTCTCGACAAAGCAGAAAAGTTCACCAACGACAGCTTGCCCCAGCCAGGGAACTTGCTGGACCTAACGCACTTGCTCAGTAGCGAACTGGAAACTGCTACGTCTGCTGTCGAATCGTTGGAACGGATCTTGGCGGCCTACGGGCTCTCACGCCCTTCGACCGAGACTCCCCAGGTGACCAGCGAATGA
- the dpdD gene encoding protein DpdD, whose protein sequence is MIAARQASPFWTTQDLEAFLQRFFGTGNDAWPDMDPDPQKGERVRPFVDLLRSGSDIPVVLPRYQQAQDRFAIYVITRDEAHAALIGNVITAFAGPTYLIGAGVHPSTLDPNDPVEAAVQDFAGAGTTFRLETHPHRRYRQRLTDVALLMQHTLARRPPRLWRATKPTGRLLAEFDAALAAGGQAASQAALDQLAGQGGITAANLAHLHIKRLSRLGLDQELLDYPGLSDVLRQNPPTPVKAAVLDAAFTCDLQEPLDHGDLLAAQHALRDRGLLALAPFEDSAESYPIEALMVLLLAAVTREDPQSTQNILTIIEHTASHDALPPVLRKAAALLADPQSTPQQEAPTHQTDTAAKTAESLSSSPSSQAVESDTPEHIPASWPELIHAIADGYTGLTDILEQEVWTAWPSPALDDRNIAALLEELHDEGQAKVWRCVGAFIESVGYDQPAPLSARALITCALAYDWLGPGDLLAVQALTEIVLRSGPSAAVYGQLLGELADTCERWVAPERAAIALDFADRLVMEAHPEPDARESFALALLLPLSVHQGRLDPADLAMARRLSAELGIELDWQDQPGEGRAEETATGLRDAAGRNLLLYSLDQRVLDRVGDALHQLAPGVKIALAHDSVGSPQLRQKARQADVVVLATRCAKHAATGFITQHAKTAVIDYADGSGSASLLRAAVHGLLRSVQGN, encoded by the coding sequence GTGATCGCCGCGCGCCAGGCTTCCCCCTTTTGGACCACTCAGGACCTGGAAGCTTTCTTGCAGCGGTTCTTCGGCACGGGCAACGACGCGTGGCCAGATATGGATCCCGACCCTCAGAAAGGCGAGCGGGTCCGGCCCTTCGTCGACCTGCTCCGCAGCGGCAGCGACATCCCTGTCGTACTGCCGCGCTACCAGCAGGCCCAGGACCGCTTCGCGATCTACGTCATCACCCGCGACGAGGCACACGCAGCTCTCATCGGCAACGTCATCACCGCCTTCGCCGGGCCGACCTATCTCATCGGTGCCGGCGTACACCCCAGCACACTGGACCCCAACGACCCCGTCGAAGCAGCGGTGCAGGACTTCGCTGGAGCAGGGACGACCTTCCGACTGGAAACACACCCGCACCGCCGCTACCGCCAGAGACTGACCGACGTGGCCCTGCTCATGCAGCACACATTGGCTCGTCGTCCCCCGCGACTGTGGCGAGCAACAAAGCCCACCGGGCGACTGCTGGCCGAGTTCGACGCAGCCCTGGCGGCCGGTGGCCAAGCCGCCTCCCAAGCCGCCCTGGACCAGTTGGCCGGACAAGGAGGCATCACCGCCGCCAACCTCGCCCACCTGCACATCAAGCGACTCTCCCGGCTCGGCCTCGACCAGGAACTACTCGATTATCCAGGCCTCAGCGACGTCTTGCGGCAGAATCCCCCCACGCCAGTGAAAGCGGCGGTGCTCGATGCTGCCTTCACCTGCGACCTACAGGAACCGCTAGACCACGGCGACCTGCTGGCTGCGCAACACGCACTACGCGACCGGGGTCTTCTCGCCCTCGCTCCCTTCGAAGACAGCGCGGAGTCCTACCCCATCGAGGCACTCATGGTCCTCCTGCTGGCCGCCGTGACCCGGGAAGATCCTCAGAGCACCCAGAACATACTCACCATCATCGAGCACACCGCATCCCACGACGCCCTACCACCCGTTCTTAGAAAAGCCGCGGCGCTCCTCGCCGATCCGCAAAGCACTCCGCAGCAGGAGGCACCCACCCACCAGACTGACACTGCAGCCAAAACCGCGGAATCACTATCGTCTTCGCCCTCCTCGCAAGCCGTCGAGTCGGACACGCCGGAGCACATCCCCGCCTCTTGGCCGGAGCTGATTCACGCGATCGCCGACGGCTACACCGGCCTGACCGACATCCTGGAGCAGGAAGTCTGGACAGCCTGGCCCTCACCAGCTCTGGACGACCGAAACATCGCCGCCCTGCTGGAAGAACTGCACGACGAGGGCCAAGCAAAAGTCTGGCGCTGCGTGGGTGCCTTCATCGAAAGCGTCGGCTACGACCAGCCCGCACCGCTCAGCGCCCGCGCTCTAATCACCTGCGCGCTCGCCTACGACTGGCTCGGACCGGGCGACCTGCTGGCCGTGCAGGCACTGACCGAGATCGTGCTGCGATCCGGGCCATCCGCCGCCGTCTACGGCCAACTGCTGGGGGAACTCGCCGACACGTGCGAACGCTGGGTCGCCCCCGAGCGAGCCGCAATCGCGCTGGACTTCGCCGACCGACTGGTCATGGAGGCACACCCCGAACCCGATGCACGTGAATCCTTCGCCTTGGCGTTGCTGCTGCCGCTCAGCGTGCACCAGGGACGCCTGGATCCCGCCGATCTCGCCATGGCACGGCGCCTATCCGCGGAACTCGGCATCGAACTGGACTGGCAGGACCAGCCTGGCGAGGGACGGGCAGAGGAGACCGCAACCGGCCTGCGGGACGCGGCTGGTCGCAACCTGCTGCTGTATTCCCTCGACCAGCGGGTCCTGGACCGGGTTGGCGATGCGCTGCACCAACTCGCCCCAGGAGTCAAGATTGCCCTCGCCCACGACAGCGTGGGCAGTCCGCAACTACGCCAAAAGGCCCGCCAAGCAGATGTAGTCGTATTGGCCACCCGCTGCGCCAAGCACGCTGCGACGGGTTTCATCACCCAGCACGCCAAAACAGCCGTCATCGACTACGCCGATGGCAGCGGCTCGGCCTCCCTGCTACGCGCCGCAGTACACGGCCTGCTCCGAAGTGTGCAAGGCAACTGA
- the dpdK gene encoding phospholipase D-like domain-containing protein DpdK, which produces MRTGGHTGVRADAILATALIGELVCPGPVMWLVSPWISDVKVLDNSQGTYDDLFDDNPPSACSLSDLLARIVAAGASLTVVTRPDPHNAKFLGRLRRLTSQHAVRVVQNPAVHEKTICGRDWLLTGSMNFTVRGLMENDEAVSYKVGGSDAAQARLELAQRWKEHQ; this is translated from the coding sequence ATGCGCACCGGAGGACACACCGGCGTGCGCGCCGACGCGATCCTGGCGACGGCACTGATTGGGGAACTTGTCTGCCCTGGGCCCGTGATGTGGCTGGTCTCGCCGTGGATCAGTGACGTGAAGGTCTTGGACAACAGCCAGGGGACGTACGACGACCTGTTCGACGACAATCCTCCCAGCGCCTGTTCTCTGTCCGATCTGCTCGCCCGGATCGTGGCGGCCGGCGCTTCCCTAACGGTGGTCACCCGCCCGGACCCACATAATGCAAAGTTCCTCGGGCGTCTGCGCCGCCTGACCTCGCAGCACGCCGTGCGCGTGGTGCAGAACCCCGCCGTGCACGAAAAGACCATTTGCGGGCGGGACTGGTTGCTCACCGGGTCCATGAACTTCACGGTGCGCGGCCTGATGGAGAACGACGAGGCGGTGAGCTACAAGGTGGGAGGCAGCGACGCGGCCCAGGCACGCCTGGAACTCGCCCAGCGATGGAAGGAGCATCAGTGA